The window CTGATATCCCATGGAGAGGGAATTCCCCCTTCGGGCGGGTTTCCCGCTGCTGGCTATGCGACCAGCTACAGTAGTCGGCTAATGCAGAATTTAGGGATTAGCCTCTGGCAATGGTTATTTGAGGGGGCAATTCAGAGTAGCCTTGATCAGAGCCAGGGGATTGCTATGGGCCAAAACAAGCCCTTGCGAGTGCGCCTGGAGGTCCGGGCTCCGGCTCTGATTGCCCTCCCCTGGGAAATCATGCAATCTCAGGCCGGTAAGCAAGCAATTTCTCTCAGTCAACAATTACTCTTCAGTCGTACCACCAGTGATGTTGATCCCCTACCCTTACTGCTAGCGGATCAAGCACTCCGAGTGCTCTTGGTTTTGGGCGACAACCCCAAACCAGAACCCGGTCGTCCGGCCGTCAACGGTGCTGAGTCCAACCCCGGGAATCTCTCCATCCTGAAGTTAGAGCAGGAAGCCGCTGCACTTGTGCGCATCTTAGAAAGCTGTGGCTTGCCTAATAACACAGCCGAAGCAATGATCGCTACAGCTCCCTGTCAGGTAGACACCCTGCTGCAACCCACCGCCGCTGAACTGATAGAGCGGCTGGAAACTGGCTCTTACAATATCCTGTTTTACTCAGGACATGGCATTCCAGGGCCTGATGGTGGACTCCTATTTTTGCAACCCAACACAACGCTGAATGGCACAGAGCTGGCTCAGGTCTTAACTCGATGTCGGGTAACCCTTACTGTCTTTAATGCCTGCTGGGGTGCCCAACCCGCCCAAAACAATGCCCAAGCCATTCCCCGCAGTAGTTTGGCCGAGGTGCTGATTCACCATGGTGTTCCCGCAGTTTTAGCCATGCGTGACTCTATTGCCGATCAGGAGGCTCTGAGCTTTATTCAGGCATTTGCCCAAGCCTTAGCAGAGCGGCTGCCCATTGATCAAGCAGTTGCTGTGGCGCGCCAGCAGTTGTTGACCTTGTACAAGTTCAACCAGCCAGCTTGGACCTTACCAGTACTCTACATGCACCCAGAGTTCAACGGTGAGTTGATTCAACCCTTAGAAGAGGGCATGACAGAACTACCGGAGAATTCACCCACTCGCATTGGCCGCCGGACTCCGAATGCTTATATTCGGCTGGTCAGCACCCCTGTTAAAGTCTGGTCTATCCGAGATGGCTTCATGCGTGTGGGTCGTCGGGATGAAAATGACTTGGTGATTCCTGAGCAGTGGGTTTCTCAACGCCATGCGGAAATTTTTTGCCGGGAAAGCTTTACAGAAGGTCAACCCAAATACACCTACTTCTTGAGAGATTTTTCTCGCTATGGCACGCTTTTGGGTGGGCCAGACCAGTGGCAAAAAATTCACCATCAGGAGGTTCCCCTACTCTCTGGGATACAGCTGAAATTCGGTAGTTCCCGAGGGCAGACGGTGGAATTTATTGTTGAAGGCACTACCCCATCCAGCCAGGAACAGGAGTAGATACTGACCCCTTGCGGAACAGAGAATTTCGGAGCTGTAGATACCCCCTAGGGTAAGCCAAATATACGGCTGGTGCAGGCATCAAAGTTCTGGTTTCGATACTATCAATGCTTTAGAAGCTACCAATCCCCCGAGTCATCTTTATTGCACTGAGGAACTACTTTTATGGTGAGTCGTCAACCATCTCCCCCTGGAGATTTTGAGTCTTCTTTGTCCCAGGTTGAACAGGAGTTAATGGCTGCACTCCTGCATTCTGATGTTATCTACCCCTGGAACCCAGCCGCTCCCGATGCAGATGCCTACTTAGATGCCCAACAGCAGGCATTTGTCCTGCCTGAAGGGGAGGGGATGGAGACCAAGACATCGCAATTTTTTGACTATCTTGATCAACTCTGGAGCAGCATTGCTGCTGTTGATGCCTCGGTGCAGAAAATCGAAGCGAAGTTGGTGAAGCGCTTTGCCGTTCGTGTACCTAGGGCGATTCTAGAGACGATTTCCCAAACCCTATGTCAGAGCTTGTCAACTAGTCTCTCCCTGGCTGACCGTCTGGTAGAGTGCGCCCAGGAAGTTCTCCCTCAGTGGAATGTAGAAGACTTACAAGTACTGGCTCGTCCCTTGGCCTATGCCATGCGGGGGATGGAAACCGAGGTAATTGATGCGGCACTCCGGGTTGTTCGACCTCTGTCTTGGACAGATCTGACTGAAATTGAGCAGGCTCGATTGAGTCTGGCGATCGCTCGATATGCCTTAACCCAAGTCACCCTTGATCCGGAAACCCACTCCACTTTCTGATCGACTCGGCAGCGATCACAGGAAGTTTGCATTAGGAACCCCAATGCCCAATCTGTTCGAGTTATCACCGCCGCTTCCCCCCACTGAACTGTTTGAATCATGGGCGACCGGGAGCGGCATTTTCATTGAGGGTATGACCTCCAGTGGGCATCAAACACCACCGCACACCTGGTATTAACCAGCGGATCAGTGGGTGGGATTACTCCAGGGTGAGGCAGAACGGCTGGGTTCAGGATCCCAAGGATTCACGCGTCAAAGTTAAAAAGTGAATTGGCTGCCCAGGAACCACTCCCGATGCTACCCACCGATCTGTTGATCCATCGCCATCGCGGTGAGGAACTAACCCCCATCCGTTTACCGATCAATGACTCGAATTTGGCGATCGCCACCAATGTGATAGCCCTGTTTCGCCAAGCCCAACATCAGACCCAGGGAGAACTCAACCGCCAACTGCAAGAACTGGAAGGGGACAGTCCCAACTACCGCATCAAACGGGGTTTTGCCCACCTGCTCAAAAGTGCCCACTGTACCTTTGAAATTCTCAGCCCCTTAGAGCCAGAACCCCTACGGCAAAGAGTCTTTAGCCTCGCAGCCCAGACTACCCCCAGTCTTCAAGCGACTCCCCAAATCCTCCAACAGGTGGCTGAGAAGTTAAGTCAGGAACTCGGGCGAGACGTTCATCCCGAACAGATTCGGACTGGTCTCTATGCGGATCTGGCTGAAAATCGGATGCTCACCCAATTCCAAGAACCCACCCCGGAGTCCCTGCTGCATCGTTATAACCTGGCACAGGTGCAGGGGATTTTCTACCGGGCCAGTCACCTGATCCTGAATGTCCACCGCAATGACCCCGGTGAGTATAAGCTGCTGTTTCGCTATCTGAAGCTGTTTCAACTCATGGCCTACATTGAAGGCGATGCCGATCATGGCTTCACCGTCACCATTGATGGCCCTACCAGCTTGTTTAGCCCCAGTACTCGCTATGGTTTGGCGATCGCCAAACTGATTCCAGCCTTGCTTCACGTCACCAAATGGCATTTGACCGCGACGCTGCAAATTAAAGATGCCTATACCCAAAGGCAGAGGACACCCCACTTTACCCTCGAACCAGATGCCGATTTGGTTTCCCACTATCCACCGGGCAAACCCTACGACAGTATGTTGGAGCAATCCTTTGCTGAACGCTGGCAAGCTCTGAAAACAGACTGGGTTCTGGAGCGAGAAGTGGATTTAATTCCTATTCCTGGTAGTGTGATGATTCCTGACTTTCGGCTGGTACACCCAGATGGCCGTAGCTTTTTGCTGGAAATTGTCGGCTACTGGCGACCGGAATATTTGCAGAAAAAATTCTCCCAGGTACGGCAGTCTGGCTGTAATCATCTGATTCTGGCAATTTCTCAACGGCTGAATCTAGAAAAAGCCGGGGTCAAGCTCGACAACGTGCCGGCTCACCTGATTTGGTTTAAGGATAAGTTAAACCCGAAGGAGGTGCTGGCGGCGATCTCACCATAATGGTTGATATTTCAACCCAGAAAGCCGCTTCTCCGAAGATTAAGTAAAGGTTAATTAAAGATCATATAAATGCAATCAAAAAGCCGCAGCTCTGATAAATAGAGGGGCTAGGATTATGGATCGTTGCAGTTGTATTTAACTAAAGCTGCGATCGTCACCAGTGTTGATACACAGGCCGAACGGCTCCCAAACAAAGCCATGTCGGCAATTGGTGCTTCCACTGTTTAGTTAACCGTACCCACACCATCTGAACAGGAGGTAACAATGATTTTTTCTTTGGAGGTTGCAAAACGGGCGCTTGTGGACGCTTGCTACGACCGCGATGCCTATTACGGTCGGGTTCTCCTTCGCAACTTACCCACTCAAGCACTGGGTACTCTACTGGCAGAATTGCCAGCCGTCAGCGAATGGTTAGCCGACCTCCTAACTGAGGTCGAGTTTATCGAAAAGGGATTGGAAATCTACCGCTGGAAAATTCGCGCCTTGCCCCAGTCAGAACGGGAGTATCTCTGTAGGATGCTGTTCCAGAGAGTGCCTTCGACGCCAGAGGCTCAAGTCTTTGCCCTGCTTGAGTTGCTGGACTAAATCGGATGCTCAACTAGGAGGATGTTGGGAAAGCAGACTTTTCCAACATCCTCAGACATTATTTGCAGTAGCGACAGACGACGCTGAGACTCTAACGGCGCACGAGGTTAAGCAATTCCTTGGGGGATGCGAGCAGGTCAACGGCCACAAAGAAAATCTTACCTTGGGGATCCAGTAAGAATCGCCAAGCGATATTCATCCCAACACTGGAACCAAACCAGGGGGGTTTGAACCTTGCCTGTCACCTTGATTGGTATATAACCTTCTTCGGTGGCTTCAACTATGCCCCGCTCTGGCATCATCTTCAAGCCCGGACATTCTTCTCGCATATAGGCAAGAATGGCTTCTTGACCCACAATCGGTTTTTGGAAAGGAGGCTGCAGGGCACCATTCGCAGCAAATAGGTTGACCGCTCCTTCGAAGTCGTTGGCATTCATGTTATTGATATAGCCCAAGACGGTGGGGTGGTTAACTCCTTCGATGCTAATTTGAGTCCGGTTTGCCACGGCAGTCGGAGCAATGACCGGATCGACTACTTTTTTGTAACTCCCCGGTGCATTGGGGTCAAATCCCATATCGACGACAATGTTCCGCAGGATCGTAATTTGTTGGCCTGAATCGGCATTGCGGATGGCCGTTAGCACGGTATTCGCCTGAGAGGACAGCTTGTAACCCTGAGGAATGGGGGGAACCAAACCTGCCTCCATCCATTCTCCCAATTGATTCCAAAAGCCTAGCTTCAGGTTCATGCTGAAGGCGGCATAGGAACGACAGATCGGTGTGTCGGCACGGTTGACTAAATCGCACATTACCTGGGTCTGAGCAGCCGGGGGCATTTGCTTAATTTGCTCCAGAATCCCTTGGGCAAACATCATATTGGCTGCACCGGGGGCGGCAACGGTAATGGTGCTCCCCATCTCGGTATAAGCAAACCAGATTAAAGCCAGTTGATCCTCAGCACTAAGTTGATTAAATGCTTCAACCGTAGATGGAACCAGGTTAGCAACCTGAGTACCAGCAAAAATAGACTGGGCAGATTCGAGGGTAAATGGCATAGGAAAAAGTTTCCACAATGAATGACAGAGAATTGCTCAGAAATCAAGAGGCCCAAAGCTCGAACCGTGATCTACTCCTGAACCAGTCACATCACCACCGCGACATCAAGACCATTGCTCCCAAAGAGCGCAGCCCATCGATGTCGAGGACAGTCGTGCAAGAGTCAGAATTCCATGAGGGAGATCAGTTCACTCTACCGAGGAAGCTAAAGTAAACTTTGTTTAAGAAATATAACAAATATTTTATGAGAGTGCAATCACTCTGGTATTACAGGACACATTATTTTTATTTCAACCATAGGATACGCTAAGGGTGCAGCCTATTGGTTCTTGTGGGCTGGGTTCTAGGATGGCAACGACACGATAGAAGCTTTCTCTGGTGAAGAAAATTACAGTTGCCCCCAAGAGTGCCCACGGATCCGTGGCAATGAATAGGTGTTGATATTGAGAGAGAAGTATGCAAGAGATTTGGGCACGGATAGAATCCTGGCTAGCTGCCAATGCACCACAACTTCTCGACACATTACAACCAGGAGCTTCTGAGACTCAAATCAAAGCAGTTGAAGCTGTTCTCGGTATTCAATTTCCGAAAGAAGTCAGGGCTTCTTATCGTATTCATAATGGGCAG of the Neosynechococcus sphagnicola sy1 genome contains:
- a CDS encoding CHAT domain-containing protein; its protein translation is MTWSEIPCLSLAIDQLVAAEENHFAIWVLKAPYPGGYVHHDCFWTESLTQTCQAWQEMFSLKEPSLPSLAPTLISHGEGIPPSGGFPAAGYATSYSSRLMQNLGISLWQWLFEGAIQSSLDQSQGIAMGQNKPLRVRLEVRAPALIALPWEIMQSQAGKQAISLSQQLLFSRTTSDVDPLPLLLADQALRVLLVLGDNPKPEPGRPAVNGAESNPGNLSILKLEQEAAALVRILESCGLPNNTAEAMIATAPCQVDTLLQPTAAELIERLETGSYNILFYSGHGIPGPDGGLLFLQPNTTLNGTELAQVLTRCRVTLTVFNACWGAQPAQNNAQAIPRSSLAEVLIHHGVPAVLAMRDSIADQEALSFIQAFAQALAERLPIDQAVAVARQQLLTLYKFNQPAWTLPVLYMHPEFNGELIQPLEEGMTELPENSPTRIGRRTPNAYIRLVSTPVKVWSIRDGFMRVGRRDENDLVIPEQWVSQRHAEIFCRESFTEGQPKYTYFLRDFSRYGTLLGGPDQWQKIHHQEVPLLSGIQLKFGSSRGQTVEFIVEGTTPSSQEQE
- a CDS encoding orange carotenoid protein N-terminal domain-containing protein; translated protein: MPFTLESAQSIFAGTQVANLVPSTVEAFNQLSAEDQLALIWFAYTEMGSTITVAAPGAANMMFAQGILEQIKQMPPAAQTQVMCDLVNRADTPICRSYAAFSMNLKLGFWNQLGEWMEAGLVPPIPQGYKLSSQANTVLTAIRNADSGQQITILRNIVVDMGFDPNAPGSYKKVVDPVIAPTAVANRTQISIEGVNHPTVLGYINNMNANDFEGAVNLFAANGALQPPFQKPIVGQEAILAYMREECPGLKMMPERGIVEATEEGYIPIKVTGKVQTPLVWFQCWDEYRLAILTGSPR
- a CDS encoding DUF790 family protein, whose product is MLPTDLLIHRHRGEELTPIRLPINDSNLAIATNVIALFRQAQHQTQGELNRQLQELEGDSPNYRIKRGFAHLLKSAHCTFEILSPLEPEPLRQRVFSLAAQTTPSLQATPQILQQVAEKLSQELGRDVHPEQIRTGLYADLAENRMLTQFQEPTPESLLHRYNLAQVQGIFYRASHLILNVHRNDPGEYKLLFRYLKLFQLMAYIEGDADHGFTVTIDGPTSLFSPSTRYGLAIAKLIPALLHVTKWHLTATLQIKDAYTQRQRTPHFTLEPDADLVSHYPPGKPYDSMLEQSFAERWQALKTDWVLEREVDLIPIPGSVMIPDFRLVHPDGRSFLLEIVGYWRPEYLQKKFSQVRQSGCNHLILAISQRLNLEKAGVKLDNVPAHLIWFKDKLNPKEVLAAISP